One genomic region from Solidesulfovibrio sp. encodes:
- the trpS gene encoding tryptophan--tRNA ligase: MSENTPKENKRIVSGMRPTGPLHLGHYFGVLKNWIELQQSHECFFFVADWHALTTEYAEPKRIKGFVPELVKDWVASGLDPEKCVIFQQSQVKEHVELHLLLSMLTPVSWLERCPTYKDQLTELAAKDLTTYGFLGYPVLMASDILLYKPAFVPVGQDQLPHLELTREIARRANHLYGNFFPEPQALLTPDAKLAGLDGRKMSKSYGNAIGLSEDPGTMKKKVMSMLTCEKRARLTDPGDPKECNLYPYHELLTDPEKLPAIVDGCTHATWGCGDCKKVLVESMTAFLEPIRDRRKAFDANPDLVGEVLEKGNAVARQRAGRNLEALKKKLNFNF; encoded by the coding sequence ATGAGCGAGAACACACCCAAGGAAAACAAGCGGATCGTCTCCGGCATGCGCCCCACCGGCCCCCTGCATCTGGGCCACTATTTCGGCGTGCTCAAGAACTGGATCGAACTCCAGCAAAGCCACGAGTGCTTTTTCTTCGTGGCCGACTGGCACGCGCTGACCACGGAATACGCCGAGCCCAAGCGCATCAAGGGCTTCGTGCCGGAGCTGGTCAAGGACTGGGTGGCCTCCGGGCTCGATCCGGAAAAATGCGTGATCTTCCAGCAGTCCCAGGTCAAGGAGCACGTGGAGCTGCATCTGCTGCTGTCCATGCTCACGCCCGTTTCCTGGCTGGAGCGCTGCCCGACCTACAAGGACCAGCTCACGGAACTGGCCGCCAAGGACCTGACCACCTACGGCTTTCTCGGCTATCCGGTGCTCATGGCCTCGGACATCCTGCTGTACAAGCCGGCTTTCGTGCCCGTGGGCCAGGACCAGCTGCCGCACCTGGAGCTGACCCGGGAGATCGCCCGCCGGGCCAACCACCTCTATGGCAACTTCTTCCCCGAACCCCAGGCGCTGCTCACCCCCGACGCCAAGCTGGCCGGCCTGGACGGGCGCAAGATGAGCAAGAGCTACGGCAACGCCATCGGCCTGTCCGAGGACCCGGGCACCATGAAGAAAAAGGTCATGAGCATGCTGACCTGCGAAAAGCGGGCCCGGCTGACCGACCCCGGCGACCCCAAGGAGTGCAACCTCTATCCCTATCACGAACTGCTGACCGATCCGGAGAAGCTCCCGGCCATCGTCGACGGCTGCACCCACGCCACCTGGGGCTGCGGCGACTGCAAGAAGGTGCTGGTGGAATCCATGACCGCGTTCCTGGAGCCCATCCGCGACCGGCGCAAGGCCTTTGACGCCAACCCGGACCTGGTGGGCGAGGTGCTGGAAAAGGGCAACGCCGTCGCCCGGCAGCGGGCCGGCCGCAACCTGGAAGCGCTCAAGAAAAAGCTCAATTTCAATTTCTAG
- a CDS encoding DJ-1/PfpI family protein: MAVKKILMLVGDYVEDYEVMVPFQMLVMVGHDVKAVCPGKKAGETVRTAVHDFEGDQTYSEKPGHNFGLNYDFDAVDEASFDALVIPGGRAPEYIRLNPRVIAIVKHFGAAKKPIAAICHGQQVLVAADVIAGCQCMAYPAVAPDIERAGATYVGPNETFTNAVVSGNLVTGPAWPAHPEWIRKFLEMLGTKIEP; this comes from the coding sequence ATGGCGGTGAAGAAGATCCTGATGCTCGTCGGTGATTACGTCGAGGACTACGAGGTCATGGTGCCCTTCCAGATGCTCGTCATGGTCGGCCACGACGTCAAGGCCGTGTGCCCCGGGAAAAAAGCCGGCGAAACCGTGCGCACGGCGGTCCACGACTTCGAGGGCGACCAGACCTACAGCGAAAAGCCGGGCCACAACTTCGGGCTCAACTACGACTTCGACGCCGTGGACGAGGCGTCCTTCGACGCCTTGGTGATCCCGGGCGGCCGGGCGCCGGAATACATCCGCCTCAACCCCCGGGTGATCGCGATCGTCAAGCATTTCGGGGCGGCGAAAAAGCCCATCGCCGCCATCTGCCACGGCCAGCAGGTGCTGGTGGCGGCGGACGTCATCGCCGGCTGCCAGTGCATGGCCTACCCGGCCGTGGCGCCGGACATCGAGCGGGCCGGAGCGACCTACGTCGGCCCCAACGAGACGTTCACCAACGCCGTGGTCAGCGGCAACCTGGTCACCGGTCCGGCCTGGCCGGCCCATCCGGAATGGATACGCAAGTTCCTGGAGATGCTCGGCACGAAAATCGAGCCGTAA
- a CDS encoding ComEC/Rec2 family competence protein codes for MGPPPETTPPAEGRAVPPLLPWQPCLLAYAAGIAAVVFPVAGLCALGLLALFPRPAPGRPRLWTYVLAFGLGAGAAALAMPAPPRETPPCLAQRAPLDLTGRVAEVEARPGGRLSVALEGVRVTGGDCRQAPLPGRLALSVDQPAFRPVPGETLAVTARLRTTGGFDNPGGPDFALLRRLEGVFYRAYARGDKGQVRRLAPSDDLLALRREALRQAVAARLAPPEGADAPDRAGRAMTAALVFGDLSGFSQNDLDVLRRASLSHTLALSGMNVSYVVALAAGLAWAIGRLRPGIFLRLSRPYLTLFLAAPLVAGYCWLGGYSPSLYRAAFMFGCCAVLLFSGRHAPLLDGLFLALGLMLAAMPLVVFDVRLQLSALAVAGIGLFWPPFSALCRRVRWPGPVRWPVLGLLGVLWTSLCAEAAVMPVVCRLFGDLNFNPWINVVWLPPLGLVVTPLALIGAVLLPVPGLSWLGGWALAAASWCCELLMRALAALDAGHLLVTTAVLRPSWPEALGCLGLLAALAIALAGGGKATAAMLASLALLAGPGLWRAVCDLRDVASLTVLDVGQGQSVALSLPGGRRYVIDAGGLYGDFDVGRAVVGAFLTDGAPPRLEAALASHPHADHVKGFVSLLARFDVGAFYDNGGTPEGALAVPMARALADRAIPRASLAAGDRLDLGDGYALDVLHPGPGDDRSGNNGSLVLRLTRDGVGLAVIPGDAERGVLSRLAACGAQLSAEVLVLPHHGSVTGLSRRFLAAVSPKVAIASCGDTWAFPSPKVEAFLARRGCPVFATNRHGAVTARLGAAGETPAVETRIAPEGGGAAKMPFASAVSPR; via the coding sequence ATGGGGCCGCCGCCCGAAACAACGCCTCCCGCCGAGGGGCGGGCCGTCCCGCCGCTTCTGCCCTGGCAACCGTGCCTGCTGGCCTACGCCGCCGGCATCGCGGCCGTGGTCTTTCCCGTGGCCGGCCTGTGCGCCCTGGGGCTGCTGGCCCTTTTTCCGCGCCCGGCCCCCGGGCGGCCGCGCCTGTGGACCTACGTCCTGGCCTTCGGCCTGGGGGCCGGCGCCGCAGCCCTGGCCATGCCGGCCCCGCCCCGGGAAACCCCGCCCTGCCTGGCCCAGCGAGCGCCCCTGGACCTGACCGGCCGGGTGGCCGAGGTGGAAGCCCGGCCGGGCGGCCGGTTGTCCGTCGCCTTGGAGGGCGTCCGTGTCACGGGAGGGGACTGCCGCCAGGCGCCCCTGCCCGGGCGCCTGGCCCTGTCCGTCGATCAGCCGGCCTTCCGGCCCGTGCCCGGCGAGACCCTGGCCGTGACGGCGCGGCTGCGCACGACCGGCGGCTTCGACAATCCCGGCGGCCCGGACTTCGCCCTGCTGCGCCGCCTGGAAGGCGTTTTTTACCGGGCCTACGCCAGGGGGGACAAGGGCCAGGTGCGGCGGCTGGCGCCGAGCGACGACCTGCTGGCCCTGCGCCGCGAGGCCCTGCGCCAGGCCGTGGCGGCGCGCCTGGCCCCGCCCGAGGGCGCCGACGCCCCGGACCGGGCCGGCCGGGCCATGACCGCCGCCCTGGTCTTCGGCGACCTGTCGGGCTTTTCCCAAAACGACCTCGACGTGCTGCGCCGGGCCTCCCTGTCCCACACCCTGGCCCTGTCCGGCATGAACGTCTCCTATGTCGTGGCCCTGGCCGCGGGCCTGGCCTGGGCCATCGGACGGCTGCGGCCGGGAATTTTCCTGCGGTTGTCCCGGCCCTACCTGACCCTGTTTCTGGCCGCGCCGCTGGTGGCCGGCTATTGCTGGCTGGGCGGCTATTCGCCGTCCCTGTACCGGGCCGCCTTCATGTTCGGCTGCTGCGCCGTGCTGCTGTTTTCCGGCCGCCACGCGCCCCTGCTCGACGGCCTTTTCCTGGCCCTGGGGCTCATGCTCGCGGCCATGCCCCTGGTGGTCTTCGACGTCCGGCTCCAGTTGTCGGCCTTGGCCGTGGCCGGCATCGGGCTTTTCTGGCCGCCGTTTTCCGCCCTCTGCCGCCGGGTGCGCTGGCCCGGGCCGGTGCGCTGGCCGGTGCTGGGGCTCCTGGGCGTCCTGTGGACCAGCCTTTGCGCCGAGGCCGCCGTCATGCCGGTGGTCTGCCGCCTGTTCGGCGACCTCAACTTCAACCCCTGGATCAACGTCGTCTGGCTGCCGCCGCTGGGGCTGGTGGTCACGCCCCTGGCCCTCATCGGGGCCGTGCTCCTGCCCGTGCCCGGGCTGTCCTGGCTGGGCGGCTGGGCCCTTGCGGCCGCGTCCTGGTGCTGCGAGCTGCTCATGCGCGCCCTGGCCGCGCTGGACGCCGGGCATCTGCTCGTGACCACGGCCGTGCTGCGCCCGTCCTGGCCCGAGGCCCTGGGCTGCCTGGGGCTTCTCGCCGCCCTGGCCATCGCCCTGGCCGGCGGCGGGAAGGCGACGGCCGCCATGCTGGCAAGCCTGGCCCTGCTGGCCGGGCCGGGGCTGTGGCGCGCCGTTTGCGACCTGCGGGACGTGGCCAGCCTGACCGTCCTCGACGTCGGCCAGGGCCAGTCCGTGGCCCTTTCCCTGCCCGGCGGGCGGCGCTACGTCATCGACGCCGGCGGGCTCTACGGCGACTTCGACGTGGGCCGGGCCGTGGTCGGGGCCTTTCTCACCGACGGCGCCCCGCCGCGCCTCGAGGCCGCCCTGGCCAGCCATCCCCACGCCGACCACGTCAAGGGCTTCGTCTCGCTGCTTGCCCGTTTCGACGTGGGGGCCTTCTACGACAACGGCGGCACGCCCGAGGGCGCCCTGGCCGTGCCCATGGCCCGGGCCCTGGCCGACAGGGCCATCCCCCGCGCCAGCCTGGCCGCCGGCGACCGCCTGGACCTCGGGGACGGGTACGCCCTTGACGTGCTCCATCCCGGCCCGGGCGACGACCGTTCGGGCAACAACGGTTCGCTCGTCCTGCGCCTGACGCGCGACGGGGTCGGCTTGGCGGTCATTCCCGGCGACGCCGAGCGCGGCGTGCTCTCGCGCCTGGCGGCCTGCGGGGCGCAGCTTTCGGCCGAAGTGCTCGTCCTGCCGCACCACGGCTCGGTCACCGGGCTTTCCCGGCGGTTTTTGGCCGCCGTTTCGCCGAAAGTCGCCATCGCCAGTTGCGGCGATACCTGGGCCTTTCCCTCGCCCAAGGTCGAGGCCTTCTTGGCGCGGCGGGGCTGCCCGGTTTTCGCCACCAACCGCCACGGGGCCGTGACCGCGCGCCTGGGCGCGGCCGGCGAAACGCCGGCCGTGGAAACCCGGATCGCGCCCGAAGGGGGCGGGGCCGCCAAAATGCCGTTTGCCTCGGCGGTCTCCCCACGGTAA
- a CDS encoding cation diffusion facilitator family transporter, which yields MRETTPPKSSPEVRAARLSLGVAVALLAVKTAAWLVTGSAAVLSDALESIINVVAAGFAVLSVSVAAVPPDERHPYGHGNIEYYAAWFEGMLILLASVLIFIESWDKILHPAPLPNLGAGLGLLLAAGGVNLWLGLRLVRQGRRSRSLTLEADGRHVLTDVYTSAGVLVGLALVWATGWLWLDGAIACLVGLNIAWAGVGLVRRSVSGFMIESDPVLLEGICAILRENRQPSWIDIHRLRAIKAGRRVHVDLHLILPRDMPLSEAHQQVDAMESLLLSRLGPEADVMIHADPCADARCPVCEADPCDLRAGDTVATPVWTPANTGEPKKAG from the coding sequence ATGCGCGAGACGACACCCCCGAAATCCTCTCCCGAGGTCCGGGCGGCCCGCTTGTCCCTGGGGGTCGCCGTGGCGCTTCTGGCCGTCAAGACGGCGGCCTGGCTGGTCACCGGTTCCGCGGCCGTCCTGTCCGACGCCCTGGAATCGATCATCAACGTGGTCGCGGCCGGATTCGCTGTATTGAGCGTTTCCGTGGCCGCCGTGCCGCCCGACGAACGCCACCCCTACGGCCACGGCAACATCGAGTATTACGCCGCCTGGTTCGAGGGCATGCTCATCCTGCTGGCCTCGGTGCTGATTTTCATCGAGTCCTGGGACAAGATCCTCCACCCCGCGCCCCTGCCCAACCTCGGCGCCGGCCTGGGTCTGCTCCTGGCGGCCGGCGGGGTCAACCTGTGGCTGGGCCTGCGGCTCGTGCGCCAGGGCCGGCGGTCCCGGTCGCTCACCCTGGAGGCCGATGGCAGGCACGTGCTCACCGACGTCTACACCTCCGCCGGCGTGCTCGTGGGGTTGGCCCTGGTCTGGGCCACGGGCTGGCTGTGGCTGGACGGGGCCATCGCCTGCCTGGTCGGGCTCAACATCGCCTGGGCCGGGGTGGGGCTGGTGCGCCGCTCGGTCTCGGGGTTCATGATCGAATCCGACCCGGTGCTGCTCGAGGGCATCTGCGCCATCCTGCGGGAAAACCGCCAGCCCTCCTGGATCGACATCCACCGGCTGCGGGCCATCAAGGCCGGCCGGCGCGTCCATGTGGACCTGCACCTGATCCTGCCCCGGGACATGCCCCTGTCCGAGGCCCACCAGCAGGTCGACGCCATGGAGTCGCTGCTGCTGTCCCGGCTTGGCCCCGAGGCCGACGTCATGATCCACGCCGACCCCTGCGCCGACGCCCGCTGCCCGGTCTGCGAGGCCGACCCCTGCGACCTGCGGGCCGGCGACACCGTGGCCACGCCCGTGTGGACCCCGGCCAACACCGGCGAGCCCAAAAAGGCCGGCTGA
- a CDS encoding LytTR family DNA-binding domain-containing protein, with protein sequence MKLRALIVDDEKPARDELAYLLGAHADIELSEADSARTALAAIEADRPDLVLLDIRMPGQDGFDVLRSAMELPHVPLFIFVTAFDQYAVAAFEQNAVDYLLKPVAPERLAMSLERARRRLAAGRAREAEAMAALLSGLGRGGQPCCRVAVERHGRIALVPAKDIRCIEADDKGLRALTDQGKLACHGLATLARAEERLAGMAFFRANRAVLVNLERVAELSPWIGGKYLLVLDDPDRTEVTVSRNRVREFKERLGLL encoded by the coding sequence ATGAAACTGCGCGCGCTCATCGTCGACGACGAGAAACCGGCCCGCGACGAGCTGGCCTACCTGCTCGGCGCCCATGCCGACATCGAACTGTCCGAGGCCGACAGCGCGCGCACGGCCCTGGCCGCCATCGAGGCCGACCGCCCCGACCTGGTGCTGCTCGACATCCGCATGCCCGGCCAGGACGGCTTCGATGTCCTGCGCAGCGCCATGGAACTGCCCCACGTGCCGCTTTTCATCTTCGTGACCGCTTTCGACCAGTACGCCGTGGCCGCCTTCGAGCAAAACGCCGTGGACTACCTGCTCAAGCCCGTGGCCCCGGAGCGGCTGGCCATGAGCCTCGAGCGGGCCAGGCGCCGCCTGGCCGCCGGCCGCGCCCGGGAGGCCGAGGCCATGGCCGCGCTGCTGTCCGGCCTGGGCCGGGGCGGGCAGCCCTGCTGCCGGGTGGCCGTGGAGCGCCATGGCCGCATCGCGCTGGTGCCGGCCAAGGACATCCGCTGCATCGAGGCCGACGACAAGGGCCTGCGTGCGCTCACCGACCAGGGGAAACTGGCCTGCCACGGCCTGGCGACCCTGGCCCGGGCCGAGGAGCGCCTGGCCGGGATGGCCTTTTTCCGGGCCAACCGGGCGGTGCTCGTCAACCTGGAGCGCGTGGCCGAACTCTCGCCCTGGATCGGCGGCAAGTACCTGCTCGTCCTCGACGACCCGGACCGCACCGAGGTCACGGTCAGCCGCAACCGGGTGCGGGAGTTCAAGGAACGCTTGGGATTGCTCTGA
- a CDS encoding LytS/YhcK type 5TM receptor domain-containing protein, which yields MDLDIFVPAVPDLFLNLSQRFGLLLAGGFAIMTMAPFERMNFGRQRPLWSLLAVTALFGIFGILGTYTGNYVFRSYANLRAMGVITAGLFGGPVVGIGAGLIAGGHRYLIDIGGFSALPCALATFLEGAAAGLIARRFPGQALDWGVAMALGIVGETVHMGLVLALSRPFAEAVDLVEVIGAPMIVINAMGAAIFVKALGLQRKLREQRDSTEARRILSIASQTVAHLRGGLTPDSARATAAIILSETGVAAVAITGNATILAHVGAGEDHHTVGEPWRTKATRLAFESGTALFLHDPEAIGCAKAGCPLREAIIVPLRKGSEIRGCLKLYGTKDRPLGKPLFELAKGLAALFSTQLELEDIGIANQLLAHAEIRRLQAQINPHFLFNSLNTIASFCRTAPGQARELLLDLARYMRRNLDSSRGLVRLSEEMDQVRSYLAIEQARFGERIRSEIDLEPGCQEWLVPPLLIQPLVENSVRHGLQGREEGGRVRVTARRENGHLRVVVEDDGLGMSQDVVDVLLSPRTLESMTEGVGARNSNQRLIQLFGPEYGLRVESAPGRGSRITFRVPPAGKPGEALPVSA from the coding sequence GTGGACCTCGACATTTTCGTTCCCGCCGTCCCGGACCTGTTCCTGAACCTGTCCCAGCGCTTCGGCCTGCTGTTGGCCGGGGGGTTCGCCATCATGACCATGGCCCCCTTCGAGCGCATGAACTTCGGCCGGCAGCGGCCGCTGTGGAGCCTGCTCGCCGTCACCGCGCTCTTCGGGATCTTCGGCATCCTCGGCACCTACACCGGCAACTACGTCTTCCGTTCCTACGCCAACCTGCGGGCCATGGGCGTGATCACGGCCGGGCTTTTCGGCGGGCCGGTGGTGGGCATCGGGGCCGGGCTGATTGCCGGCGGCCACCGCTACCTCATCGACATCGGCGGTTTTTCGGCCCTGCCCTGCGCCCTGGCCACCTTTCTCGAAGGCGCCGCCGCCGGGCTCATCGCCCGGCGCTTTCCGGGCCAGGCCCTGGACTGGGGCGTGGCCATGGCCCTGGGCATCGTGGGCGAGACCGTCCACATGGGCCTGGTGCTGGCCCTGTCGCGCCCCTTTGCCGAGGCCGTGGACCTGGTCGAGGTCATCGGCGCGCCCATGATCGTGATAAACGCCATGGGCGCGGCCATCTTCGTCAAGGCCCTGGGCCTGCAACGCAAACTGCGCGAACAGCGCGACTCCACCGAGGCCCGGCGCATCCTGTCCATCGCCAGCCAAACCGTGGCCCACCTGCGCGGCGGGCTCACCCCGGATTCGGCCCGGGCCACGGCCGCCATCATCCTGTCCGAGACGGGCGTGGCCGCCGTGGCCATAACCGGCAACGCCACCATCCTGGCCCATGTCGGCGCCGGCGAGGACCACCACACCGTGGGCGAACCCTGGCGCACCAAGGCCACGCGCCTGGCCTTCGAAAGCGGCACGGCCCTTTTTCTGCACGACCCCGAGGCCATCGGCTGCGCCAAGGCCGGCTGCCCGCTGCGCGAGGCCATCATCGTGCCCCTGCGCAAGGGGAGCGAGATACGCGGCTGCCTGAAACTCTACGGCACCAAGGACCGGCCCCTGGGCAAGCCGCTGTTCGAACTGGCCAAGGGCCTGGCCGCCCTTTTCTCCACCCAGCTCGAGCTCGAGGACATCGGCATCGCCAACCAGCTGCTGGCCCACGCCGAGATCCGGCGCCTGCAGGCCCAGATCAACCCCCATTTCCTGTTTAATTCCCTCAACACCATCGCCTCGTTTTGCCGCACCGCCCCGGGGCAGGCCCGGGAGCTGCTGCTCGACCTGGCCCGCTACATGCGCCGCAACCTGGACAGCTCAAGGGGCCTGGTGCGCCTGTCCGAGGAGATGGATCAGGTCCGCTCCTACCTGGCCATCGAGCAGGCCCGCTTCGGCGAGCGCATCCGCTCGGAGATCGACCTGGAGCCGGGCTGCCAGGAGTGGCTGGTGCCGCCGCTGCTTATTCAGCCGCTGGTGGAAAACAGCGTCCGCCACGGCCTGCAGGGCCGCGAGGAGGGGGGCCGCGTGCGCGTGACGGCCCGGCGCGAAAACGGCCATCTGCGCGTGGTGGTGGAGGACGACGGCCTGGGCATGAGCCAGGACGTGGTGGACGTCCTCCTTTCGCCGCGCACCCTGGAGAGCATGACCGAGGGGGTGGGGGCGCGCAATTCCAACCAGCGCCTCATCCAGCTCTTCGGCCCCGAATACGGCCTGCGGGTGGAAAGCGCCCCGGGCCGGGGCAGCCGGATCACCTTCCGTGTCCCGCCCGCCGGCAAGCCCGGGGAGGCCCTGCCCGTCAGCGCCTGA
- a CDS encoding carbon starvation protein A, which yields MNALTLVFAALCLFAIGYRFYGLFFAKKVLGVNDSRLTPAVTMADGHDYVKTNKYVLFGHHFAAIAAAGPLIGPVLAAQFGYLPGALWILIGCVLAGCVHDTVVLFASVRHKGRSLAYIASREIGKATGGVASVAVLFILILTLAGLSLAVVNAMHDSPWGSFTVFATIPIALIMGVYLHKWRDGDVLGASVIGVALMFVTILVGPYVAESPFWRPFFDLPRPVIAVSIPIYGFVASVLPVWLLLCPRDYLSTYLKIGTIVALTVGIFWVHPMLQMPALTQFVGGGGPIIGGAVFPFLFITIACGALSGFHAIIGTGTTPKMLDSEHNLLFVGFGAMLMEGFVAIMALVAACVLMPADYFAINTAPAVFAKLGMTPVDLPALAAAVGENIQGRPGGAVSLAVGMAHIFSSIPFMSHLMGYWYHFAIMFEAVFILTAVDTGTRVGRFFLQEMIGQVVPKFQEKHWWPGIISTSAIFTFSWGYLVYTGDISTIWPLFGMSNQLLAAVGLLIGTTMIIRMGRARYAPLTAVPGLAMVGITGWAGYLQIVNTYLPQGKYLLTTLAVIILVLMAIVIVGTVRRWMQLLEIKTPVVDAYGDKVLEIVGE from the coding sequence ATGAATGCCCTGACCCTGGTCTTCGCCGCCCTGTGCCTCTTCGCCATCGGCTACCGCTTCTACGGGCTCTTCTTCGCCAAGAAGGTCCTCGGCGTCAACGACAGCCGTCTGACGCCGGCGGTGACCATGGCCGACGGGCACGACTACGTGAAGACCAACAAGTACGTCCTTTTTGGTCACCATTTCGCGGCTATCGCCGCGGCCGGGCCGCTGATCGGCCCGGTGCTCGCCGCCCAGTTCGGCTACCTGCCCGGGGCGCTGTGGATCCTCATCGGCTGCGTCCTGGCCGGCTGCGTCCACGACACCGTGGTGCTTTTTGCCTCGGTGCGCCACAAGGGCCGGTCGCTGGCCTACATCGCAAGCCGGGAAATCGGCAAGGCCACCGGCGGCGTGGCTTCCGTGGCCGTGCTGTTCATCCTCATCCTGACGCTGGCCGGCCTGTCCCTGGCCGTGGTCAACGCCATGCACGACAGCCCCTGGGGGTCGTTCACCGTCTTCGCCACCATCCCCATCGCGCTGATCATGGGCGTGTACCTCCACAAGTGGCGTGACGGCGACGTGCTGGGCGCCTCGGTCATCGGCGTGGCGTTGATGTTCGTCACCATCCTCGTCGGCCCCTATGTGGCCGAAAGCCCCTTCTGGCGGCCCTTTTTCGACCTGCCCCGCCCGGTCATCGCCGTGAGCATCCCCATCTACGGCTTCGTGGCCTCGGTGCTGCCGGTCTGGCTGCTTCTGTGCCCGCGCGACTACCTCTCGACCTACCTCAAGATCGGCACCATCGTCGCGCTCACCGTCGGCATCTTCTGGGTGCATCCCATGCTGCAGATGCCGGCCCTGACGCAGTTCGTGGGCGGCGGCGGCCCCATCATCGGCGGCGCCGTCTTCCCGTTCCTTTTCATCACCATCGCCTGCGGCGCGCTTTCGGGCTTCCACGCCATCATCGGCACGGGCACCACGCCCAAGATGCTCGACAGCGAGCACAACCTGCTCTTCGTCGGCTTCGGGGCCATGCTCATGGAAGGCTTCGTGGCCATCATGGCCCTGGTCGCGGCCTGCGTGCTCATGCCGGCCGACTACTTCGCCATCAACACCGCCCCGGCCGTTTTTGCCAAGCTCGGCATGACCCCGGTGGACCTGCCCGCCCTGGCCGCGGCCGTGGGCGAGAACATCCAGGGCCGCCCCGGCGGCGCCGTGTCCCTGGCCGTGGGCATGGCCCACATCTTCTCGTCGATCCCCTTCATGAGCCACCTCATGGGCTACTGGTACCACTTCGCCATCATGTTCGAGGCCGTCTTCATCCTCACGGCCGTGGACACCGGCACCCGGGTCGGCCGCTTCTTCCTCCAGGAAATGATCGGCCAGGTGGTGCCCAAGTTCCAGGAAAAGCACTGGTGGCCCGGCATCATCAGCACCTCGGCCATCTTCACCTTCTCCTGGGGCTACCTGGTCTACACCGGCGACATCTCGACCATCTGGCCGCTTTTCGGCATGTCCAACCAGCTCTTGGCGGCCGTGGGCCTTTTGATCGGCACGACCATGATCATCCGCATGGGCCGGGCCCGCTACGCGCCGCTGACGGCCGTGCCGGGGCTGGCCATGGTCGGCATCACCGGCTGGGCCGGCTACCTGCAGATCGTCAACACCTACCTGCCCCAGGGCAAGTACCTGCTGACCACGCTGGCGGTCATCATCCTGGTGCTCATGGCCATCGTCATCGTCGGCACGGTGCGCCGCTGGATGCAGCTGCTGGAGATCAAGACGCCGGTTGTCGACGCCTACGGCGACAAGGTGCTGGAAATCGTCGGGGAATAG